The following proteins come from a genomic window of Hymenobacter canadensis:
- a CDS encoding response regulator yields MATKILVVDDEEDVADLLGQRFRHKIKDGTYDFRFAESGQQALTLMQNEPDFDVLLLDINMPDINGLTLLSRLPELMPLSRAVIVSAYGDMDNIRTAMNRGAFDFVCKPINFLDLDATIEKTAQHVQQLREAAQVKMMAELKTHFFDNITHEFRTPLTLILAPVAGLLQLPDLPESLRPDLLTVERNARQLLYLINQLLELARLEAGQLRVALQPGLLSDYLRELVDGFQALARQRGITLTYAAELPGTWLYDAEKVAHIAYNLLANALKFMPPLLASPAAPDARRQVTVHLSGGPERMRLAVADTGVGISAANLPRIFDRFYQAAPGATQLPVGSGIGLALVRELTTLMGGQVSVQSTTTPPTGTTFVVELPLQPALPSEPATPGTTAPDWLPAPMPVPPAPDLPSDHAPDSPLIVLIEDNEELRTYLARQLAPLYRVLAAANGAEGWQLIQQELPDVVVSDVMMPELDGYELTYRIKNTPATDHVAVVLLTAQGTHSQRLTGLRQGADEYLTKPFHLEELVLRLHNILVRQQRLRTLYGQQLSRPELSQPTETVQNGWLRSLYEVLEKHLDDPELNVERLADQLAMSRKTLLRKVQALTHLAPSELIQQYRLRKAADLLRAGHSVADTAYAVGFNTPAYFGQCFKDLYQLTPSEFSTAPIPQP; encoded by the coding sequence ATGGCTACCAAAATCCTGGTTGTTGATGATGAAGAAGACGTGGCCGACCTGCTGGGCCAGCGTTTTCGGCATAAGATTAAGGACGGCACTTACGACTTCCGCTTCGCCGAAAGCGGGCAGCAGGCCCTGACGCTGATGCAGAACGAGCCCGACTTCGACGTGCTGCTGCTCGACATCAATATGCCCGATATCAACGGCCTGACCCTGCTCAGCCGCCTGCCCGAGCTGATGCCCCTGAGCCGGGCCGTCATCGTGTCGGCCTACGGCGACATGGACAACATCCGGACGGCCATGAACCGCGGCGCTTTCGACTTCGTGTGCAAGCCCATCAATTTTCTGGACCTGGATGCCACCATCGAGAAAACCGCCCAGCACGTGCAGCAACTGCGCGAGGCGGCTCAGGTGAAGATGATGGCCGAGCTCAAAACCCACTTCTTCGACAACATCACCCATGAGTTTCGCACGCCGCTCACCCTGATTCTGGCCCCGGTAGCCGGCCTGCTGCAGCTCCCCGACCTGCCCGAAAGCCTGCGCCCCGACCTGCTGACCGTGGAGCGCAACGCCCGCCAGCTGCTCTACCTCATCAACCAGCTGCTGGAACTGGCCCGCCTGGAGGCCGGGCAGCTGCGCGTGGCCCTGCAGCCCGGCCTGCTCAGCGACTACCTGCGGGAGCTGGTGGATGGCTTTCAGGCCCTGGCCCGGCAGCGCGGCATCACGCTCACCTACGCCGCCGAGCTGCCCGGCACCTGGCTCTACGATGCTGAAAAAGTGGCCCACATTGCCTACAACCTGCTGGCCAACGCCCTCAAGTTTATGCCCCCGCTGCTAGCCTCGCCGGCTGCCCCTGATGCCCGCCGCCAAGTAACGGTGCACCTCAGCGGCGGCCCCGAGCGGATGCGCCTGGCCGTGGCCGATACCGGCGTGGGCATTTCGGCCGCCAACCTGCCGCGCATCTTCGACCGGTTTTACCAGGCGGCGCCCGGCGCCACGCAGCTGCCGGTCGGCTCGGGCATTGGCTTGGCGCTGGTGCGGGAACTGACCACGCTCATGGGCGGGCAGGTGAGCGTGCAGAGCACCACCACCCCGCCCACGGGCACCACCTTTGTGGTGGAGCTGCCGCTGCAGCCGGCCCTGCCCAGCGAGCCGGCCACCCCGGGCACCACCGCGCCCGACTGGCTGCCGGCCCCCATGCCGGTGCCCCCGGCCCCCGACCTGCCTTCCGACCACGCCCCCGACTCGCCGCTGATTGTGCTGATTGAGGACAACGAGGAACTGCGCACCTACCTGGCCCGGCAGCTGGCCCCCCTGTACCGGGTGCTGGCCGCCGCCAACGGCGCCGAGGGCTGGCAGCTGATTCAGCAGGAGCTGCCCGACGTGGTGGTGTCGGACGTGATGATGCCCGAGCTGGACGGCTACGAGCTGACCTACCGCATCAAGAACACGCCCGCCACCGACCACGTGGCCGTGGTGCTGCTCACGGCCCAGGGCACCCACAGCCAGCGCCTCACCGGCCTGCGCCAGGGCGCTGACGAGTACCTGACCAAGCCGTTTCATCTGGAGGAGCTGGTGCTGCGGCTCCACAACATTCTGGTGCGGCAGCAGCGCCTGCGCACGCTCTATGGCCAGCAGCTGAGCCGGCCCGAACTCTCGCAGCCCACCGAAACGGTGCAGAACGGCTGGCTGCGCAGCCTGTATGAGGTGCTGGAAAAACACCTCGACGACCCGGAGCTGAACGTAGAGCGCCTGGCCGACCAGCTGGCCATGAGCCGCAAGACGCTGCTGCGCAAAGTGCAGGCCCTCACCCATCTGGCTCCCAGCGAGCTGATCCAGCAGTACCGCCTGCGCAAAGCCGCCGACCTACTCCGCGCCGGCCACTCAGTCGCCGACACGGCCTATGCCGTGGGCTTCAACACCCCGGCCTACTTCGGGCAGTGCTTCAAAGACCTCTACCAGCTCACGCCCAGCGAATTCAGCACCGCACCCATACCGCAGCCCTAA
- a CDS encoding NAD(P)/FAD-dependent oxidoreductase, protein MPAISTAATSAIPSPTARPRRHRPAAGPVPDFDVVIIGAGSAGLSAALVLGRCLRRVLVCDGGAPRNAPSPAVQGFLTRDGTKPAQLLELGLRELERYTSVEVRTERVTAITRQGRHFELTAEGETGRSRTFTARKILLATGVEDELPPLDGMRELWGTGVLHCPYCHGWEVRDQPLAVHGQGKVVTGLALLVSRWSRDVIVCTDGPGNLTANARRRLRLQGIQVREEPIMRLEAGPKDSVQVVFEGGEVLARRALFLHAHQHQRTALAEQTGCRLTSKGAVWVDKNNQTSQPGIYGAGDTTPGTQQAILAAAQGAQAAICLNEQLTREECPK, encoded by the coding sequence ATGCCTGCCATTTCCACTGCTGCTACTTCTGCTATTCCGTCCCCTACTGCCCGGCCCCGCCGTCACCGTCCTGCTGCCGGACCGGTGCCGGATTTCGACGTGGTGATAATTGGAGCAGGAAGTGCGGGCCTGAGTGCCGCGCTGGTGCTCGGGCGCTGTTTGCGCCGCGTGCTGGTCTGTGATGGGGGTGCCCCGCGCAATGCGCCCTCGCCGGCCGTGCAGGGCTTCCTCACCCGCGACGGTACCAAGCCCGCCCAACTCCTGGAGCTGGGCCTGCGCGAGCTGGAGCGCTACACCAGCGTGGAAGTCCGGACGGAGCGGGTAACGGCCATAACGCGCCAGGGGCGGCACTTCGAGCTGACTGCCGAAGGCGAAACCGGCCGCAGCCGCACATTTACGGCGCGCAAGATTCTGCTGGCCACCGGCGTGGAGGACGAGCTGCCGCCGCTGGATGGCATGCGCGAGTTGTGGGGCACCGGCGTACTGCACTGCCCATACTGCCACGGCTGGGAAGTGCGCGACCAGCCGCTGGCCGTGCATGGGCAGGGCAAAGTCGTAACCGGGTTGGCGCTGTTGGTGAGCCGCTGGAGCCGCGACGTAATTGTCTGCACCGATGGCCCCGGTAACCTCACGGCCAACGCCCGCCGTCGGCTGCGGCTGCAGGGCATCCAGGTGCGGGAAGAACCGATAATGCGGCTGGAAGCCGGCCCCAAGGATAGCGTGCAGGTGGTGTTTGAGGGGGGCGAGGTGCTGGCCCGCCGGGCCCTGTTCCTGCATGCCCATCAGCACCAACGCACTGCGCTGGCCGAGCAGACCGGCTGCCGCCTCACCAGCAAAGGCGCCGTGTGGGTCGATAAAAACAACCAGACCTCGCAGCCGGGCATCTACGGAGCCGGCGACACGACTCCTGGCACGCAACAGGCCATTCTCGCTGCCGCGCAGGGCGCGCAGGCTGCTATCTGCCTCAACGAGCAGCTCACCCGCGAGGAGTGCCCGAAGTAA
- a CDS encoding beta strand repeat-containing protein — protein MGENWKQQTGVTVGNTTVTTSGYASSVPAGQTNILEISNQPARLSTQGLVWQLDNENFSGDNRSTVQMNFSRPVRNLAFSMEDIDISTLGNGGSDFVDEVTFNAYAQGSTTPYQLVAADVALGLNGSNIFVAGTNTIEGTTANSGPGGTVVLTYPAGIAISRLEIIYRNTQNYTAGNLRLQTIGIPSMVWCAVVDLSTTLTGPAYAQAGGTVAYTATTTNQGNIDAAGVNSTVQLVPGLLNVTIDGTTAGTQYNTVTGLLTLPAIGTLAPGGSRASVIRFTMPATGSVTGQAKSTTTGLDADVTNNNGTAANANVTTVQNQPPVANNVTVTPAISVSSGQTGIAPLTATDPNGNSTIASYRITSTLPPVSQGTFYVNGVVLNTTNFPNLVLTPTQVTQLTFDPSGTYVGNVTFQYTATDDFNISDATPATYTLTISNQPPVAISATNVILSNTAGATVLSPSLSGTDADGTVASFSIKSLPATGTLSFNGAPVVAGVTSVPANQLNLLRYTPASGQLGIASFTFTAIDNNGAESATATYSIPVQNPAPTNCAVSYFDGVNSYSGLSADYVAGTFSTNANSTGDDLAYFVTRAGTGNSIKRIDAQLNFTDNGASWGNIIPPASGSATDYNTYSSRYRGSIFLAKAGVYTFYTSSDDASYLWIDGAALPTNNTPTAATALVNNGGLHGNVEVTSVTVRLSAGLHNVLLFFSENGGGNVFTFSYAGTAEDGTTIAKQVVPNAILCAGRSNLPPVALNVTNSPAIPNSFGPTAIASLAGSDADGTVDNYIIATLPTAEQGVLSLNGTLVTAGQQITAAQAAQLQFNPTAGFVGNATFTFHAVDNTPQRSNEPATYTIPVAATTTISGTIFEDVNYGGGAGRNFSTANSSATGSGFANNVIGRNGATVELYDNATGLPVIGITATATSTTNGTYTFTGVPTGSYTVRVVNSTVSSVRNTGNVAGLLPVQTFVRNGVTDDVNRVGGEAPAKQDAAANTGAQTLAALTTGTLTPQSITTVTIASTPAAVTAVDFGFNFNTVTNTNDAGAGSLRQFISNSNALPNTTLDQDDTFQGAAAGREFANFMLPDGTTTGNGLRAGVAAASGYNATTGFTITLASTLPIITDANTVINGGRIITGEKVAAVAGTTTGPEVTINFASFGGLETTAANTRFVSIGLTGAKGTGVSTTGDVSQGAAITLSGAAATGSIVNNITAYDNATAGVRLENGVTGVSITNSILRNGTSTATAAGVTATDGFGIVLEGATNNTITGNTLSNNAGSAITLGTSTGTAVTNTGNRFELNTISGNGGGAATLNNAGIRIRFGQDNLFLTNTITGNDSDGIIANSGTSGNRFSQNSFSGHNDAGDLGIDLTGGTGFNGDDTNLNADGKTAATGANGILNFPVITQLSKDGTSLRMLGYAPANAVVEFFVADVQTATFGEGLTYIASRTEGTADDADNKVSNYSFSGFPGEINQGSETNARRFSFTIPLSSLTAAQQLALNGANARITATATVLSTTLVNGIAVGNTSEFSGNIAVTANPLPVELKAFEVAASNANALLTWSTASEQNNDHFDVERSFDGGRFERIGQVQGRGTTSQTTSYSFTDTNIGAQRTGVVYYRLQQVDTDGTASYSPVRTVRFAATAGTAVTLGVFPNPATTQDRTATLDLATLPQGAYQATLLDATGRIMGTYDVQGGVNKKLDIESLPAGTYLVLVRGNGLSLNQRLIKK, from the coding sequence GTGGGGGAGAACTGGAAGCAGCAGACGGGCGTCACGGTGGGAAACACCACCGTGACCACCAGTGGCTACGCCTCTTCTGTGCCAGCTGGTCAGACCAACATTCTTGAAATCAGCAACCAGCCTGCCCGCCTTTCCACGCAAGGGCTGGTATGGCAGCTTGACAATGAGAATTTTTCCGGAGATAACCGCTCCACAGTGCAGATGAACTTCAGCCGGCCGGTACGCAACTTGGCCTTCAGCATGGAAGACATCGACATTAGTACGCTAGGCAACGGTGGTAGTGACTTCGTGGATGAGGTTACGTTCAACGCCTACGCGCAGGGAAGCACCACACCGTATCAGCTGGTAGCAGCAGACGTGGCACTTGGCTTGAATGGCTCCAACATTTTTGTTGCCGGCACGAATACGATTGAAGGAACTACTGCCAACAGTGGCCCGGGAGGTACGGTTGTGCTAACTTATCCGGCCGGCATTGCTATTTCCCGCCTGGAAATCATCTACCGCAACACGCAGAACTACACGGCCGGCAACCTTCGCCTGCAGACCATTGGTATTCCATCCATGGTGTGGTGTGCGGTTGTAGACTTGTCGACTACGCTCACGGGCCCGGCTTACGCGCAGGCTGGCGGTACCGTTGCTTACACAGCCACTACCACCAACCAGGGAAATATTGATGCAGCGGGTGTAAACTCCACCGTGCAGCTGGTTCCTGGTCTGCTTAACGTAACTATTGATGGCACCACTGCCGGAACGCAGTACAATACTGTTACCGGCCTGCTTACGCTGCCCGCCATCGGAACACTGGCGCCAGGCGGCAGCCGTGCGAGCGTTATCCGGTTTACGATGCCTGCTACAGGCAGCGTAACCGGCCAGGCGAAGAGTACAACTACTGGCCTCGATGCTGATGTGACTAACAACAACGGCACTGCAGCCAACGCCAACGTCACGACGGTGCAGAACCAGCCGCCCGTAGCGAATAATGTGACGGTGACTCCTGCCATCTCCGTAAGCAGCGGCCAGACAGGCATTGCCCCCCTTACCGCCACTGACCCGAACGGTAATTCCACCATTGCGTCTTACCGCATTACCAGCACGCTGCCCCCAGTATCGCAGGGTACGTTTTACGTCAACGGCGTAGTGCTGAACACCACCAACTTCCCTAATCTGGTGCTGACGCCAACACAGGTTACGCAGCTGACTTTTGATCCGTCGGGCACGTACGTAGGCAACGTAACTTTCCAGTATACGGCCACCGACGACTTCAATATTTCGGATGCCACCCCGGCCACTTATACCCTCACAATAAGCAACCAGCCGCCGGTAGCAATTAGCGCCACCAACGTAATCCTGTCCAACACGGCCGGCGCTACGGTATTGTCGCCTTCACTCTCGGGCACGGATGCCGATGGTACGGTAGCTTCGTTTTCGATTAAGTCGTTGCCGGCCACCGGCACGCTGAGCTTCAACGGTGCGCCAGTCGTAGCCGGCGTTACCAGTGTCCCGGCCAATCAGTTGAACTTACTGCGCTACACACCGGCCAGCGGGCAGTTGGGCATAGCCAGCTTCACGTTTACGGCTATCGACAACAACGGCGCCGAAAGTGCTACGGCTACTTACTCCATTCCGGTGCAGAACCCGGCTCCGACTAATTGCGCGGTATCGTATTTCGATGGCGTGAACTCCTATAGTGGCCTGTCGGCTGACTATGTGGCGGGCACGTTCAGCACGAACGCCAATTCCACCGGCGACGACCTCGCGTATTTTGTGACGCGGGCGGGCACCGGCAACAGTATCAAACGGATTGACGCCCAGCTCAACTTTACAGATAATGGCGCTAGCTGGGGTAATATCATCCCGCCGGCCAGCGGCTCGGCAACGGACTACAATACCTATAGCTCTCGCTACCGGGGTAGCATCTTCCTGGCGAAAGCGGGTGTCTACACCTTCTACACCAGCTCCGACGATGCCTCTTACCTGTGGATTGACGGCGCGGCCCTGCCTACCAACAACACGCCTACCGCAGCTACGGCCCTGGTAAACAACGGCGGCCTGCACGGCAACGTTGAGGTGACATCCGTCACAGTCCGGCTGTCGGCTGGCTTGCACAACGTGCTGCTGTTCTTCTCTGAAAACGGCGGCGGCAACGTCTTCACGTTCTCGTATGCCGGCACAGCTGAAGACGGTACCACCATCGCCAAACAGGTGGTGCCCAATGCTATTCTGTGCGCCGGTCGTTCCAACCTGCCGCCGGTAGCGCTCAACGTCACCAATTCGCCTGCTATTCCAAACAGCTTTGGTCCTACGGCCATTGCCTCACTGGCCGGCTCTGATGCCGATGGTACTGTTGATAACTACATCATTGCCACGCTGCCAACGGCAGAGCAGGGCGTGCTTTCGCTAAACGGCACGCTCGTAACGGCCGGCCAGCAGATCACGGCCGCGCAGGCCGCGCAGTTGCAGTTCAATCCGACAGCAGGCTTCGTTGGCAACGCTACGTTTACTTTCCATGCTGTGGATAACACGCCACAGCGTTCCAACGAGCCAGCTACTTATACTATTCCGGTAGCAGCTACCACTACCATTAGCGGTACCATCTTCGAGGATGTAAACTACGGTGGTGGCGCAGGCCGCAATTTTAGTACGGCCAACTCGTCGGCCACGGGTTCGGGCTTCGCCAACAACGTCATTGGGCGGAACGGCGCTACCGTGGAACTGTACGATAATGCTACGGGCCTGCCCGTGATTGGCATTACTGCAACCGCCACGAGTACCACCAACGGCACTTATACTTTTACGGGTGTGCCAACTGGTAGCTACACGGTGCGCGTAGTAAACAGCACAGTTTCGTCGGTACGGAATACCGGTAACGTGGCAGGCCTGCTGCCTGTGCAAACCTTCGTACGCAACGGTGTAACAGACGACGTGAACCGCGTAGGCGGCGAGGCACCTGCCAAGCAGGATGCCGCCGCCAACACCGGTGCCCAAACGCTGGCCGCCCTGACGACTGGTACGCTCACGCCGCAGTCCATCACGACGGTGACGATAGCCAGCACGCCGGCCGCTGTAACGGCTGTTGACTTTGGCTTCAACTTCAATACGGTAACGAATACCAACGATGCCGGCGCCGGCTCGTTGCGGCAGTTTATCAGCAACAGCAACGCGTTGCCGAATACTACCCTCGATCAGGATGACACTTTCCAGGGGGCTGCAGCTGGCCGCGAGTTTGCCAACTTTATGCTTCCTGATGGCACTACAACCGGCAACGGTCTGCGTGCCGGGGTGGCAGCTGCCAGCGGTTACAATGCTACCACAGGCTTTACTATCACTTTGGCATCGACTCTGCCAATAATTACGGATGCCAATACTGTAATAAATGGCGGCCGGATTATCACAGGTGAAAAGGTAGCTGCAGTAGCTGGTACGACTACAGGACCAGAAGTGACGATCAACTTTGCCTCATTCGGTGGTCTGGAAACGACGGCGGCTAATACCCGCTTTGTAAGCATAGGTCTGACAGGAGCCAAGGGCACGGGTGTTTCCACAACTGGTGATGTATCACAGGGAGCGGCCATCACGCTGAGCGGAGCTGCTGCTACTGGTTCTATCGTGAACAATATAACGGCCTACGACAATGCCACCGCCGGAGTGCGCCTGGAGAATGGCGTGACGGGAGTATCCATTACTAACAGCATCCTGCGCAATGGTACTTCTACCGCAACTGCAGCCGGTGTCACGGCTACCGATGGATTCGGCATTGTGCTGGAAGGTGCTACCAACAACACGATAACCGGCAACACGCTTAGCAACAATGCAGGTTCTGCTATAACACTGGGTACGTCGACTGGCACGGCCGTAACGAACACCGGCAACCGCTTTGAGCTCAATACGATCAGCGGCAACGGTGGCGGGGCCGCCACGCTAAACAATGCTGGCATTCGGATTCGCTTCGGCCAGGACAATCTGTTTTTGACCAACACCATTACCGGCAACGATTCTGATGGCATTATTGCGAACAGCGGAACCTCTGGCAACCGCTTCTCGCAAAACTCATTCAGTGGCCACAATGATGCTGGTGACCTGGGCATCGATCTGACTGGCGGAACAGGATTTAACGGAGATGATACCAACCTTAATGCCGACGGTAAAACTGCCGCTACTGGCGCAAATGGCATCCTCAACTTCCCGGTCATCACTCAGCTTTCCAAGGATGGTACCAGCCTGCGTATGCTAGGATATGCTCCCGCCAACGCGGTGGTAGAGTTCTTTGTGGCAGATGTACAGACCGCTACTTTTGGTGAAGGCCTCACATACATAGCATCCCGCACTGAGGGCACTGCCGATGATGCTGATAACAAAGTAAGTAACTACTCCTTCTCTGGCTTCCCTGGTGAAATCAATCAAGGCAGCGAAACCAACGCTCGTCGCTTCTCCTTCACTATTCCACTCTCAAGCCTGACTGCCGCACAGCAACTGGCCCTCAATGGCGCCAACGCTCGTATAACCGCCACGGCTACGGTTTTGAGCACCACGTTGGTTAATGGTATAGCTGTTGGAAACACGTCGGAGTTCTCCGGTAATATTGCCGTAACTGCTAACCCTCTGCCCGTAGAGCTGAAAGCTTTCGAAGTAGCGGCGAGCAACGCCAATGCTTTGCTGACCTGGAGCACAGCATCGGAGCAGAACAACGACCACTTCGACGTGGAGCGCAGCTTCGATGGCGGCCGCTTCGAGCGGATCGGGCAGGTGCAGGGCCGCGGCACCACCAGCCAGACGACCAGCTACAGCTTCACCGATACCAACATCGGGGCCCAGCGGACGGGTGTCGTGTACTATCGCCTGCAGCAGGTGGACACGGACGGCACGGCCAGCTACAGCCCAGTGCGCACGGTGCGCTTCGCGGCTACGGCCGGCACTGCCGTGACGTTGGGTGTGTTCCCGAACCCAGCTACCACCCAGGACCGCACCGCAACGCTGGACCTGGCAACGCTGCCGCAAGGCGCTTACCAAGCTACATTGCTCGACGCCACGGGCCGCATCATGGGCACGTATGACGTGCAAGGTGGTGTGAATAAAAAGCTTGACATAGAGTCACTGCCAGCCGGCACCTACCTCGTGCTGGTGCGCGGCAATGGCCTGAGCCTGAATCAGCGTCTGATCAAGAAGTAA